Below is a window of Macadamia integrifolia cultivar HAES 741 chromosome 8, SCU_Mint_v3, whole genome shotgun sequence DNA.
TAGTGATATCCACATGGTATCCGTCAACCCAAATGATAGATCACCTCCAATATTGCTCCAATATAAGTCAGCGTTTTATCATTTGGAGGATCTCCATGCTACAATGGAATCCacttcttttctgtttctttctaaTTCAGCATAGGAAATACATAAAGTTGTACAATGAATATATGGACTAAGTGTGTTAATCAGTTCAGTTTCAGTGTATatggttcaattcaattcaatgcaAGATTTTTAgttgaaactaaaaccaaaccatttagtAACGGTTTCATAGattaaaatcgaaaccatttataaatggtttcggtttaaacgatttttttatgttttctaattttttatccaaacaatttttttacctttaaaTTTTGTAGTAAAATGGATGTAAATtataacattgaattgaattgttttttgttatatgtttttattaataattatttgatgtaatttttttttttttattgagatgtatgtaaacttaacattgaatgacttaaacttactaagtatatgttaatcggtttaaTGGTTTATCAACtattaaactttaaaaccaaaatcaaatcacgatttcaattttaaaaccaaaatcgaaccatttaagcCTTGGGGCATTGGTAAACCAGGATGCACCAGCATATGCGGCCTTGTGCTCCTGTGTCTTggggcatatatatatatatatttatatttttccctctattgggggggggggggggtgaggatAAAAATGTGTAATTGGTTTTGTTCTCACGAATTGTCAATTACCCGAATTGTCACTTTTATGTAATTGACAACTCCATAGCGATTGGTTTCACAAACGGATGgagttttgtgtgtgtgtgtgtgtgagagagagagagagagagagagagagtgtgtgagtGGGTTGTGCTTGTGTGTAGACTATAGACTGTGaatggatcctctccaaccttCAGAAGCACGCTAGAGGGTCTaggggttggagaggatctagatCCCAGAAGAGTGCGTCCAGAACCTCTCCAAtccggaaaaaaatcgtctgcaattctgatcttgtacaattccgtgcaataccaccttcaggtggtgacacatgtattgataccaatgcaatggtccagatctgatttaaacgcctcttcactgatttaatgttttattagttgtaccagatctggaccattgtattggtatcaatacacgtgtcaccacctgaaggtggtattacacggaattgtacgagatcggaattgcagacgatttcaatcCCTCCAATCCTCTAGTAGagcccccccctctctctcgtGTTGGAGCATCGGTCAACATGTAGCAATCCTTTTACCTTATGAAATTTGATCACATTCCCTCTATTTTCGTATAAGAATCCTATCAAAATCAGTGGAATTTTGTTAGGAGTTGGAGTGGGAATAAAACaatatagggaaaaaaaaaaactagacaTCCAAACACCTTTATTTTACCATGTTAGCTATTTGGAAATAAAGGTGTtaatcgatttggtttcggtttaaatggtgtggatcggtttggttcacatttatttgactaaaacaataactgcaccatttactaaatgattacactttctgaaaccgtgaccgtttagtaaacggttttgatttccaCGGTTTCTTAATAGtgtcgatttcacggttttaaacggtttcgatttcggtttattccatacggtttgtaaaacggttcacaatcggtttgatataacttgcaaccatctctaaactgaagatcataagcttatcaaaaaataattgataaccacaaataagagattctatattaacgatggtatgtcttaatttgataatctaatgctatttctttgcatggtcattctcaaacatttagaactattATCATAcgacatccaaatccagccttctacagcataaaatattaaaatgacaggtggttcagccaaaatatctcatctatgataacataataacatagtaacacatatggattacaagttcatgatttaaagcctaaacttgaactgaattgcaataaaccATACCAAAGTAGGATgtgcacttaatttaattgttaattgttatacggattactgccatttctttatttaattgttatacggattaatcggatcggtttaaaaggttttaaacggttttaattcggtttgaaaccaatgggttccgcggttaaaatcgacccgacccatttagctaatcggcctgaaacttgaaaccataatcgcaccatttactaaatggttttacggtttcggtgtaaacggatcggttcgattttggtaaacggtttcgattacaaattcacatccttatttGGAAAGTAGTCAAGAAATCCTGCATTGTAGCATATTAACCTACTAACCTTTAAGGAGGGGATTCATTAACCACATTGGGCAAAAAAGAAGCTACAACGCTTAGGAGGTCATCTGGAAATGTGTCTTCATGTACCAAAACGAGCGTAGAGCAAGGCCCATTTAAAAATAGCATGGGCATGAACATTCTAATCTCTATTaataagaaacaagaaaaagccTCAAGGGACCAAAGAAGACACCTAATATTGTTTACAACATTTGAAGCTTCAACTGGTGGTGGGGAGAACTCATCAATGAAGCAGTGAATCAAACCCTAGCAATCTGAGAAGAAGGACATCCGTTGAAGGCCATCAGCAACGGCAGCCTTGAGACCCTATGGAAGAGCTAAAGCTTCCCCCACAAAAGGAGACAAAGGAAATCCATGGTCAGTAATTATTATATAGAGGTGCCCACTATAATCAAGAACTAGATCTCCCGATCCCATAGCCCGAGACCTATTTGAAAATAAAGCATTCAAAACGATGGAGGACGTTAGGATAGGTGCAAGAGACGATGCAGAAGGGGGCGCAAAAGCAAAGACTACAAGGGCCTCTGTAACCAAACAATAAACCATATGCAACCTAGTGGAGAAGGGGTGCATGAAACACCGAAAGGCCATGGCATTTATTCTCTTTCAAATCTTCTAAAGGATAATGGCATGGGCGACGAAGCATTTTTTCGCTCTCTTAGTAAAACCTGAAGGCATACCCCAGTGAAAAATCCACTCTACAAGACCCCACTCCAAATGTAACAGGGTCGCTAAGAAGcataaaaaaacaaaccaaaccTGTTGAGCAAAAAGGCAATGAAGTAAAACATGCTCAACTGTCTCACTATCATTATTGCAAGAAGGTCTAGACTATGAAATCACTATCTTCATTTTACCATTCTCTTTATGCATCATTTGTTTGTTGAGACTTGGAAGAGTAGGATGGTGGGATGAGAGCTTGGAACGGGATCACACTCCTTGGATTATGATCCAAACTAGGTAGAATTATCGCTTCGTTCCTGGATGCGATCGTGCGGATCCTCAGAAGCGGCCAATTCCGATCGATTCCGGTGGATTCGATAACAGGTTCAGAGTTTTGAAACTGTCGGTTCAAAGAATGGGCAGAAATCGGGGTAACCATCCATCGATTCCTAGTCGGATCAGTCATTCCATTCCGATTTTTAAATTCGTCCCGTGAAAGAGGTTTCTCCGTTTTTTGGCAAATGTCCTTAAATTTGATAAGTCGTAACtccagggttttttttttttctaatggttGAAGTCGTAAGTCTAGGTTACGGCATCTAAACCGTGACAACAGGTCACGGCACTGACATTAGAGCTGGCAAAGACGTTGAAAGCTGCCGCCTTATCGGATCGTCATCCCATTCCCCTATCTGTGGCAGACTTGTTATTTGTATTTCTGTGAAAATCCTCCCAGATGTGCTCGGCTTCTCGTCCGTTCTACTCTGGCAATGGGAAAGTGAGAAGTCAGAAGTAGAAGTGTAGTGATACTGTGGCGCTTTCAAAGCTAAAACTCCAATGGCGCTGCTTCAGCACATGTGCTCAACTCCTCTGGCACGCGCTGTCCGCTCACGCTCCTTCTCCAATATCTCCATTTCTGTTCCGTCCTCGCCGACGCCCACCGTCTCCATCCCCTCGCCTTCGCTTGCACGAATCCCTAATGTAGGCTCCCGCGTTCTCCTTGGCATGTCCGAGGAGGAGCTTCAGCAGCTCGCCCTCGACTTCGGCCAGGTTAGATTGTAGCAATCGTGAttgttctatttatttttctatatcgTATTAATTTGAACTAGCGCAATGGTTATCAGCAACGTTATCGAGGAAAACAACTCTATCATCTTCTATATAAGACTAAGGCTAAGGAAATTGAGGATTTCAGTCACCGTGAGTCATTGTCTGCTTCCTTCTTCATCATTACAAAAACTCtcaactcaatttttttatttaccgGAATTTAAACTTATTGTTGGGTTTGTGGAAATTTGGTGAGTAGTGCCTAAGGCCTTCCGGAATGATCTTAACGAAGCGGGATGGAGAGTCGGCAGGTCGCCTGTTCACCGTGCTGTTGTTGCAGCTGATGGCACTGTTAAGGTCAGGGCGTTATTCTTGTTACTTCCATTTATCGACTGGCTTAAATTCAAGTTAATGCACTGGTACTGTAATTGCTTGAGGTCATGACAATGACTTAAATTATCACTTAACTCTTTCTTTCGTTGCTGGTCGTCTGATTCCTTTGGAACTGGAAGCCTTAAGATTGTAATTAGTTTGGAAACTGATGCGGTAGTTATCATTTGTCACCTGGGTGAGCATGAAACTGAATTAGTCTGAAAGGAATCAGTTCATCCCACTGCAATGGTGGAGAGTGGTTTATATAGATTCAGAAAAGGTGGTGGGTATCGAGTGTtaccatcagatcctcctcctagCAGATAACACACTGACTATCTCCCCATAATGTAAGATTTTCAGTATGCGTGACTATTGATGTTGCTTACAACAATTGTTCACATTGAAAAAAGATCTCTAGTGATGAGAAGAGCCAAGCATGTTCCTGTAGTCTCCCAAGTTTTTATCTCCCTTCCTTCATAAGTGATAAGGACACCAGggcttcttctcttttgttgtAAGCAACATCTCTGAATATGGGGAGATAGTCAGTGTGGCAGATGTTATAAACATCTCTTTTTTTGGGAAGAAAAAAGTGCACTTCATCAGATGGAAATCTAACTTGTTCACGTTGTTCTATGTGTGTGAGTACTTCTACCTTATGTTTGTTTTTGGCCATTTCTGATCATTGCAGATATTGATAAAACTTCAAGACAACAGAGTAATCGAAACTGTTGGGATACCAGTTGAAGATGATAAAGGTTCTAAACGCTTGACTGCATGTGTCTCATCACAGGTAGCAATTTTTAATGAAGAACATGACCAGTAGAAAAAGATTTCCTGGTAATGATATAGATTCCAAGTTTTGTAGTATCTTGTTTTCACAACAACTTTCTTTTCTGTACTCTACGTAAAATATCCAGGTGGGCTGTCCATTGCGTTGCTCATTTTGTGCTACTGGGAAAGGAGGGTTTTCAAGGAACCTTCAGTCTCATGAAATTGTTGAACAGGTCATCTGAAGTATTTTTCTGGGTCTATTTTTTGATATCTcatacatcatcatcatctttaaTTCTCAGTAACTTCAGTATctgcattttatttttgtaggtCCTGGCTATAGGGGAGCTTTTCAAGCACAGGGTGTCAAATGTTGTGTTTATGGGAATGGGCGAGCCAATGATGAATCTGAAGGCAGTTTTAGAAGCACATCGATGCTTGAATAAGGTCTGTCTTTAACTCTTTCGTACACCTATGGTTCTGCCTTGATTTCTTTCATGAAGCTGGTGAAAGATCAGATGGCATGACCTAGTGATAAAAATCATAGATCTTGTGACATGAAGATTTTATGTCCCTATAAACATATTCTACACTTAATGCATTTGGTAATCTTGTGTGACTAATCAGATGTCAGATATCCTTGGGCACTTGGGTGCAAAACAAACTAGAAGCAGAAGAGTGTACACTGTTTCTCAACGGAAAATTGCTAGTCGTGGTGCTTTCTCATTCTGTCAATTTGCTTTAGCATCTACTTCTGCGTATGAGATATGCTAAAAATATGTAATGGGCCTTATCATTCATCATTCTAGGTCATACTGACTTACCAAGTCTTTGTGATGCATGTAAAAGATTACTCTTTAAAGAGCATGACCCTTTCATTGGTGTTCTCTCCTCTTGGATTCATTAGCATGTATTGGAATTATTGCTGCTTAAGTGTGTCCAGGCTGACAACCAATTTAAAGAACCTATTATTTTATCCTATATGAAGATAAAGTTTATTGGTTAGTTTTAGGAgttggaggaaagagaaaacacATGGTAAATGAAATTTATGTAGAAAGACAAATGATCCATCAATTAGGTTAGAATACATCGGCCCTTAAtggttagaaaaagaaaatccttcACTGCCCCATATATATGATGGAATAGATCGGCCCCCAATGGGTCGAATAATATAGCACATCGTTACGATTCAAGTTCTTGATCCTACTCCCAAAGCAAATGTTGAAATAGTCATTCCTACATTGTTTAGAGGCAAATGGAAGGCATCTCTTTGAAGCACCAGGTGGCCCTCAGGAGCATCACTTTGATAAGGTGGTAAAAATCTTTGTTTATGTTACAATCAGAAAGGATAGGCATTGTGAGTATCAATGAGGATGCCATTGCTTTGAACTTCAATCATCCATCTCTCACGGAAATAGCAGAATACCTTAATGTAGATGGATTGGCACAGGGTTCCTGATGGCAGTCTGGGAATGAATCCATGGACAGGCACCTAGTTCCTGCCACATTGCAGTTCAGTTGAGGCTCAAAAGGTtccctgctcacatgtcaagtttcaacccaaaTTGAGTTAGCCAATTTATTCTATTCCTTAATTGTCCGACAGTaggaattgccacatcattttTCCCTGTAGAAAACTTAGGGGTGCCTGTCTACAGAGTTCTCCACCTCTACAGACATGCGCATCTAGGAAAAATTCTGCCTAGAATTGAAGAAAGGTGTTCATTGATCTCTTAGGGGTTTCCCCTACCTGGGATCGATCAGAACATTGTAATATAGAAGATATGGAGCAGTTGGGAAAAAGCCTACTCAAGCATTTTGAGGGGCACCATAACTCCTATCTTCAAAATCTTGATTCTATATTCTTTATCATTTGACATATATGTTATAAATTATCTGTTTGCATCTCCAGGGCATATCTTATAGACTCCAAGTGACTGGTTGAATCTGGGGAGTTATATAATTTATATGCTGACAATACTTCCTTCTCTGAGCTTTGAAAGCCTAGAATCTTACTAGGAAGTGCTATAGCCAACTAGGAGATATTTTTCTCTTATAATTTGTAGATAATAATATCCAAACCTATTTTTTGTTAACATAGTTTGCAGACTTATTTTAAGCATTTTTAATGAATGCCAACAATATTATTTTGGAGCACAAACTCATTGAAACTAGGATTTTCAATTTTGTTGGAAGGATGTGCAAATTGGTCAAAGAATGATAACGATTTCTACTGTGGGGGTTCCAAACACAATTAAAAGGTTGGCTTCACACAAACTCCAGTCGACATTGGCCGTTAGGTACTTTTTTTTCATTAGCTTCTATTAGACATATAATGTCGTATGTTATACTGTTTATCCTTttcttgtctcttttttttctttttcgaatGCAGTTATCAAGTGCTAATGGGTTGAATTGATTTTTCTGAGTTAAGagttaaattttcatttcatttggGATGGGGGAAAGGCCTTTGTTTTTACTTCTGTGGAGGTAATCATCAGAATGAATTTTCCCCCCCTGGTGAATTAGTTTACAGAATGCTGATGGGTAGCACGTCTAATGCAACCCTGAGTCACAAAACCCTGCTTTTGGTTGTATGGGCCCACCAAAGTGAAAGAAACTCAAAATAATGTTTTCCATAGCAATTCTGTAATTTCTGAGAAGGTTTAGGATCCCTTTTAGTGAGAAAACAGAATCTGTGAATGAAACATTAAATTAACTTAGAGGAAggcattcacccaaaaaaaaaaaaaaaaactgaggaAGGACAATTTTTGCAATATGGACATGTAATTGTTTATGAggttcaaaagaagaaaaaggagggagTAAAACAGAACAAATTTTGCAATATGGACATGTGATTATTTATGAGGATTCTGTCTTCTCAATTGTAATTAAGAAGGTGGCTTTTCCTCACGATAGACAGCCAAGGTGGTAAATCTCAACTGGTTTCAGATGAGGAAACTCAACCAAATACTTGGATTGACACGGATTTTCAGTGATACATTGCTGATTCACAGGCCTATTGACCCCAAGACACAATGATTCAGAAGCTTGAAGATCAAAAGGAATTTTCTGTAACAAGGTCTGGCAGAAAGTTCAAAACTAGATCTAAGTTCTGGTTTCAATCTCACGAAAGGGGAGCTGGTAAAGGGAGAGGACCTCTGACAAAATAGTAAGGAAAACAGCTTGAAAACATGACTGGAATTATATAACCTATTCCAGCCTGACTATTGACaacatgataataataaatttgtCAAGGAGAAGTTCAGAAATTGTTATATCTTGTGAGTTACTATTCTAGTTTCCCTGCTCAtaaattctatttcttcttcttcttttttttcccttcctgtCATTAGCCTACATGCTCCGAACCAGAAACTCCGGGAAACAATTGTTCCAAGTGCAAAATCCTACCCATTGAATGCAATCATGAAGGACTGCAAGGACTACTTCCTAGAAACTGGCCGGAGGGTATCCTTTGAGTATGCACTTTTAGGTATATTTAATTTCTAACTAgcgaaagttttttttttgggtcatatAGAAGATAAGAACTTCAAAAttgatctaatttttatttttgcagcTGGAGTTAATGATGAGGTAGATCATGCAGTTGAACTTGCAGAACTGCTTCATGGGTGGGGACGTGGTCATCATGTGAATCTGATACCTTTCAATCCAATAGAAGACTCAGAGTACCGGCGTCCATACAAAAAAGCGGTATGCTCATCTTCTGTTTTTCATGATGATAAGTAAAATTTGTATGTGAAATATAAGTTGAACCCAATTAGTTGGGGTGATGTTTAGTAGAGCCGGTGTTATGTAAGATGATCACATTCACAGAAAAAGAATGTATATGTTGGATGGCTTTAGGAATTAAACTGAAAAGGGTCCTCAAATTTTAAGTTGTGAAATTAGCTTACTTCTTGTCATCTTAGGCTCAACTGTAggtaatgtagactagggtaggggtctaaccaagtctcaactgcagggattttttaatcaaagaactaCCCCATAACACAACAACAGTGCAATAACAGAATTGAACTAAATAGGCTAAGATCAGTCCAATCGATACCAATAAATTAACTAATTCTGCAACTGAAAACAACTAGGGTTTAAGGACTTAAATCCCCAGCTAATGATACCAATTCAATGAAGAATAAACCAGCAATCAAACATCAATATCAGAACAACTCAAACCAACATTCTGGACAGAGATTAGAATTGACCAGAATTGGAGAAATACTCATATCTCAAGATCCCCTGGTCTGATTGACTTGAGAACAGGCTCGAACCTCTCTCTCAATACACCCAACAATCgatcaaaaggggagggccatCGGCTGGCTGGATCTTCAGAACATAGTAGGGGCGGTAGGGAGAAATCTGGAAATTTCCAGAACGATAATTCAATCACAGTTTCAGATCTCTTACTTGATTTGAGGAACCTTGCAATAACTTtgaaaataataagaagaagaacttgaagaaacctcttggacttcatgccgcaaggagtcaattggatcGAACACCAATTCCAACACTTTAATCAAACACAAAGCACACTCAAAGAGCAAAACGCAGAagcattgttttttttttcataaatcgTGGGCTCAAAGTGAGACCCctttactttatttataatgatggggggctacaataaaatagaaactgagaagttactaaaaaactgACATAAAGATTGCTAacatctagttactaaatctggaaaagtaaactaggaaataaaagagctggaattagaaactaattaccgacttgaaaattagaaactaatttaaaacTAATAACCCCATCAATAGCCCAAGTCGTGGGCCATCTGCTCGACCCAATCAGCCACTAGGGtcgaccctcttcttccttcttgagtAGACCTTCAAATCTGCATCAGTAGGTCAGGAAATTTGTCTTTGTAGAGCTATGGTTTCTGAAGAGCTCTGAAATTGTCTTTAGTTGAAGGAAATAAGGTTGTTTAAGATTGACATACTAGGATGTTATTAAGTTTTGAGGTAGAGCTACTAAGATGTTAATTGGGTATGAAGAAATAGGACTGCTAGTGGTAAGAGCTCATGATGAGCTTGAGATAGAAGTAAAGGAGAATAAAGGTTTTTAAGGTACTAATGAGGAAATTGTTGAATGTGTTTAGATGGTActaaaaaggaattttttttagatATGTTGGAAGGGTCAATTAAACTTTATGATGGACAAATGTGTTGAGCACAGATATCAGTTGTTAGATAGCGCAACCCTAAACACTCTACAAATGAATCGACTTATCCATCATGAGTTGGATCAGGAAATGGCTGGGACCTTCTGAACCCTAATTTCAATCAGCTCCTAGAGAATGATCTAGTTAAAATTCAAGGGTGTGAAAATAATGAGCAAGAACCCAAGGTTACCTCATGCAGAGAGAGTCTGTGATTTTGATCCTCTTCTGAAAGGATATTCCTGAAGTTGATGGGGAGGAACAACCTAAGGAGGTGTTTGGATGCTTGAATAAGTGATGTGTGTCAAAGTACCTAGTACCTGCTCGAAATGAAGGATCTAAAGCCTTTGACCATTAAACCAAGGAGTTTGCTTACTTCATAGTAGTTGGATTTCAGCAGAGATTCAAAAGTGGACCCATCGTATTACTTCTGGTTAATTTCAAGGATAAAGGTCCTCCAGGACAAACAATACCGTTGATTTGAGATGAGAGAAAAGGCTGCTTGCAAATATATCACCAAGCTTTATCAAATTCAAACATATAGAGCTGAATAAATCGTAAACTCTACTAGTCCATCAATATACTAAATCTCAAAGTTCAGAATATGGTAGAACTCTTACCTTGCTTTGATACTGACTAGTTCAATGCAAGTAGCTTATAAAGGCACATATTTAGTTGTATAGTCAATATTCATTCTGTCTGCCAGAGGGATAAAAAATCATGCATTTTGGAGTACTGTGTGGCACAATAGAAACTCTCTGGGAATTCGCCAGTTTTGGTCCTTTTGCATATCTTTTGGATCTTTTGGGCTTGAAAGAGTTGGTTTCAGTGAAACTTGTAACTAACTCTCCTCCCCTCCTGTTCCCTGCTGCATCAAGACCCCTACATTTAATATAAATTGTAGATACCTTTTGTTTCATacttatattttaattttcccAATACTTCATCCCTTTATATTGCTAGTTTATTTGCGTTTGAAGTTCATTGAagtaaaaaatagatgaaaaaaaaaaatttgtggggggaaggg
It encodes the following:
- the LOC122085500 gene encoding probable dual-specificity RNA methyltransferase RlmN; the encoded protein is MALLQHMCSTPLARAVRSRSFSNISISVPSSPTPTVSIPSPSLARIPNVGSRVLLGMSEEELQQLALDFGQQRYRGKQLYHLLYKTKAKEIEDFSHLPKAFRNDLNEAGWRVGRSPVHRAVVAADGTVKILIKLQDNRVIETVGIPVEDDKGSKRLTACVSSQVGCPLRCSFCATGKGGFSRNLQSHEIVEQVLAIGELFKHRVSNVVFMGMGEPMMNLKAVLEAHRCLNKDVQIGQRMITISTVGVPNTIKRLASHKLQSTLAVSLHAPNQKLRETIVPSAKSYPLNAIMKDCKDYFLETGRRVSFEYALLAGVNDEVDHAVELAELLHGWGRGHHVNLIPFNPIEDSEYRRPYKKAVLAFAAALESRKITVSIRQTRGLDASAACGQLRNEFQKSPLSVSDESESQSIVSVG